A window of Pirellula sp. SH-Sr6A contains these coding sequences:
- the infA gene encoding translation initiation factor IF-1, giving the protein MAKNEEAFEVEGTVTQALANTRFRVQLETGSEVLAHVAGKMRKNFIRIVPGDKVRVELSPYDLGKGRIVFRER; this is encoded by the coding sequence ATGGCAAAGAACGAAGAAGCATTCGAAGTCGAAGGTACCGTAACCCAAGCGTTGGCCAACACCCGTTTCCGCGTCCAGTTGGAAACAGGTTCGGAGGTTCTCGCGCACGTGGCCGGAAAGATGCGAAAGAACTTTATTCGTATCGTCCCCGGAGACAAGGTAAGGGTTGAGCTTTCCCCTTATGACCTGGGCAAAGGTCGAATCGTCTTCCGAGAACGGTAA